CGGCGTCGTTGTGGACTCCGACACCACCTACGAGTACAACGAATCGTGCAACAAAGCCCGAGCCGCTTTGCGAGCGATTGAGATGGCCCACACCGGCGAGTTGTTTGCTTAGTCGCGGATCGACGTACCGATCACGGTCGGATCAAGGATGCGCTGCGACCAGGTGCTGGAGTTGCCAGCCCGATCCACACTCGCAACACCAAAGGCGCGGAGGGCTTTCCCCGAACTCTTCAGCGGAAGAAGAATGCTCGTGGTGGTTGCGGGGACGATCCGCTTGGTCCAGGTCGTCCCAACCAGATAAGCCACCGTGTACCAGTTGGCGGCTTCGCTGCCGAACGGGGTCCAGGCGATTGTCTGTGTGCCGAGGCCGGTGTTTTGCGTGAGGGATACCAATGGCGGCAAAGGCGGAACGCCATCGATCCAGGTGTACGCCGGGATCAAAGCAGGCTCCTTGTACGTGTTGTTGGTGAACTCGTTGCGAAGCGTCGCCGTGTCTTGGACCGAGGAGATTCGGTAGTGGATGTTGCCCGTGACGCCAGCGTTCGAACGCGCCAGGTTAATCTGGTTGACCAACTCGGTCACGCTCCATGAGCCCGAGGCTACACTGCTCGCAGCATTGGCCACGTACACGTGACGCCCGGCGGTGTTCTGCTGAACCCACCAGTTCATGATCGTGCCGTGAGGCTGGTTGGTGCTGCCAATCGACCAGTAGATTTGCGGGGCAATGAAATCAATCCAGCCGCTCTGCATCCACTTTAAAGAGTCGGCGTACAACTCATCCACGGCGTTCAGGCCGATCACGGGCGATGGCATGCGCGGACGACCGTCCCCGGTGATGCCGTTGCTGCTGCGATAGATGCCGAACGGTGAAATCCCGAACTTCATGTGGGGCTTGATCTGCTTGATCGACAGATTGACTGACTGGACAAGATCGTTGACGTTTTTGATCCGCCACTCTTTCTTGGAAAGGGTCCCACCCGCGCCTTGGTACGCCGCGTAGGCGTCGGAGTCTGGGTAGTCCACGCTGTTGTAGGGGTACGGATAGAAGTAGTCGTCGAAGATCACTCCATCGATGTCGTACCGCGTGACGACATCGTTGATGACGTCCTTCGTTTGCTGCGCACCCGGACCGCTCGGATCGATCCAAACTGAGTTCGCAGTGGCACTCGTCGGGTAGAGGTCCGTGTATCCGGCCTTCTTCGAGATGTGGTTGGCTGGCGTGGTGGAGGTGCTGCTGCTGAGCGCGCGGTAAGGGTTGATCCACGCATACACCTGAATACCGCGGGCCTTGGCCTGGGTGATCCAATAGGTCAACGGATCGTACAGTGGGTTGGGCGCGGTCCCAAACGTGCCCCGCAGCATGGGCCCCCAAGGTTCGATCGTGCTGGAGTACAGCGAGTCGGCTTGGCTACGAACCTGGACGCAGACCGTGTTCACATTCATGGCCGCGCACATGTCGAGCATGTCGATCGCCTCCTGCTGCTGCTGCGCGGTTGTTCGCGTCGTGTTCGAAGGCCAGTCGAGGTTGAAAACGGTGGTGACCCACATGCCCCGCATTTCGCGGCTGAAGGTGGGCATCACATTGGTCGAAGACTGAAACACGCTGTCGTTGTTCTTCGAGGTCCCGGACTGGGCCCACGACGAAACAGCGGTTGCGGCGGCAACCGAGAGCAATGCAAAAGCGCGCTTGATCATCAGTCTTTCCAAGAAACACGCACCCACGGGCCGAGCACATTGGCTCGGTCTGTCAGTGCGACTCGAAGTGATTGTACGTCAACTTTCGGGGAACCTAGCCTTTGCACGGTCAATTCCGGTGAGGAGGCGGGGACAACACCCAGAATTCTGTCCCGTCCGTCCTTCGTCTCCACCAAAACCAACGATTTCAGACCAGCGATCCGCGGCGTGCCGTACTTGATCGTGATCGAGCCGTCCGCGTTAACACGCCCATTCACGCCCACCGGCGCAGGTACCGCCCCGCCGCTCAGCCACGGCGATGCCGGAGGCAAGGCTCGGTCTGCGTACTTGCCGGACCTGAGGGCATCGTTCACGCCCTTTGCGTTGCGCGTGAAAACCTTCATGCTGAAGTGGATGTTCCCTTCGGCCCCAGCCTTACGGGTGAGATCAATCTGGTTCTCGATCTCTGAGACGGGCCAACTCGCATCGGATCCGATTTGCCCAGTATAATTACCTGGAATCAGGTGACGTCCCTTGGTATTGTTCTCCAACCACCATTTCAGCAGCACCGGGTAGCTCTGCAGCTTCTGACCGATGGGCCAGTACAACTGCGGGGTCATGTAGTCCATCCAGCCGTTCTGAAGCCACTTGAGACAGTCTGCGTAGAGCGCGTCGTACTGGTCAATCCCTGCCGAGGTGCCTTCGGGAACCCCTGGTCGATAGATACCAAACGGGCTGATCCCAAACTGCACGTGACGCTTGGTCTTGTGGATCCCTGTGTACAGGCGCTGGATGAAGTCGTCCACCTGCTTTCGACGCCAGTCACCCTTGTTGAGCTTGCCGCCACTCGATTGGTACGCATCGAAGTTTTTCGCGTCGGGAAAGTCCACGAGCTTCTTGTCCGCATCGCGTACAGGGTACGGATAGAAGTAGTCGTCGATGTGAATGCCGTCGACGTCGTAGCGCTTCACCACATCGATCATCACGTCGTATGAGCGCTGCTGGACGAACGGCTCGCTCGGGTCCATCCACATGAAGGTCCCGTAGTCGCGGACTACCTCGGGGTGCATCTTGGCGATGTGCCCGGCGCTCGGATCGGCCTTGGCGGCTGGATGCCACGCGCGGTAAGGGTTGAACCAGGCGTGAAGCTCCATGCCCCGCTTGTGGCATTCGGCGATGATGAACTCAAGGGGATCCCAAGCTGGGTTCGGTGCCTTCCCGTCGGCACCGTTCAAATAGATGCTCCACGGTTCTAGAGCGGACTTGTACATGGCATCGGCGCTGGGGCGGACCTGGAAGACAATGGCGTTGAGCCGGAGGTTGTAGGCGGTCTCGACGATCTTGAGCAACTCGGCCTTTTGGTCTGCTGTGCTCAGGCCGCGCTTCGTGGGCCAGTCGATGTTGTCGACCGTAGCAACCCACACTCCGCGAAACTCGCGCGGGATCGTTGGCTCCGGGGTCTGCGAAACCATCATGGCTAATCCTCCGAGAATCCCTAACATCATCGTTCTATGCTCCCTTCAGCCTGGCGGGTATCGTTCAACCCAATGGAGAACGCGATCGCCGTCGGCCACGTTTCACTGAATCTTACTGAATTGACGCTACCGAATGGATTGCGCGTGGACCAGATTGAGGCAAATGCTGCAGGAATGCGGATATCGACGAACCCAGTGAGCGCAGAGACTCCCGAACCCGGACAGATCACCGCGCGGGTGAAAGAAGCCACCCTCAGCGAATTCCTCTCTACCCAACTTCCCTCCGCGGTACGGCAAGTCGACGTCCAGTGCGTGGGCGGTCGAATCCAAGTCGCGGTCATCGCCAAGGTCGTTTTCGAGATCAAAGCGTTGGCGATGTGCCGACTGGAGATCGTCGACGAGCAGCAGATTTTCGTGCGAGTGGAGTCTATTGACCCAGGCGGACCCATCGCCACACTCGTCGAAGGTCAGGTCGATCGGGTCAACCCCGTTTTCGATGCCCGCGACCTTCCGGTACCGACCCGGCTCTTGCGCGCCGAGAGTACGGAAGGCGAATTGCGTGTGTTCGGGGAGTTCCAGCTGAGCTAAGCCATGCCGCTTCAACTCGATTTCGTGACGCTCTTCCCTGAAATGATCGGCCCGGTGCTGGAAACAAGCATCGTCGGGCGAGCCGTTCGCCGGGGGGATGTGGCATACGGAACCGTGAACCCGCGGGACTTCGCAACCGACACGCACCGCACGGTTGACGATCGTCCCTTCGGCGGGGGTCCGGGCATGCTCCTACGTGCGCCAGAAATGATGGCCGCCATCCGCTCCATTCCCTCGGCGGAAGGACGGCGCATCGTGTTCTTCGAGCCCAGTGGCACGATGTTTCGGCAGGCCGATGCCCTACGACTGGCCAAGAGTTCGGCGATCACGTTCGTCTGCGGCCACTATGAGGGAATCGATCAGAGGGTGCTTGACCTGTGCGCGACCGACGTCTTCAGCATGGGCGACTTCATTCTCACCGGCGGAGAGCTCCCTGCCCTTTTGATCGCGGACGCGGTCGTTCGAACCCTTCCCAATGCGCTCGGCTCGGCAGAAAGTCTCGTCGCCGACTCCCACTCGGATGGGCTCCTCTCGGCACCGCAGTACACGCGGCCCGAGGAGTTTGAAGGGATGCGCGTACCGGAGGTCTTGCTCAGCGGCGATCACGGCAAGATCGCCCGGTGGCGCAGGCAAATGCAGCTTCGGACGACCCGCGAACGGCGACCCGATCTATTTTCGACCGCGCCCCTTTCGCGCGATGACTTGGATTTGCTATAATCTGTGTTCGCGCCCGGCTATTGGACCACATCGGGCACCACAAGGATTCAAGACATGTCTAAGCAGCTACTACTCCGAAGCGTCGCCGAGCAGCACATCAAGAGCGACCTGCCCGCCATCAACCCAGGCGACACTGTTCGAGCCCACACCAAGGTTCGTGAAGGCGGCAAGGAGCGGATTCAGATTTTTGAAGGCGTTTGCATTGCTCGCAAGAACGGCGGCATCGCCGAGAACATCACCCTCCGCAAGATCAGCAACGGCGTGGGTGTCGAGCGAACGTTCCCGCTCCACTCGCCGCTCGTCGCAAAATTCGAAGTGACCCGACGAGGCCGAGTGCGACGCGCCAAGCTTTACTACCTGCGCGATAAGGTTGGTAAGGACGCACGCATCAAGGAAAAGCGCTAAACAGTGAACTTCTCGCTGCTGCTGGCTCAGCAGACCATCCCTCAGCAAGAGGGAGTACTCGGAATCATCGATAAAGTCGCTCGCACACAGCTGAGCGTGGTGGTCATGTTCATGGCCGTCTGTACGGTGATCCGGCTGGCGGCGCACTTCATTCTGCTCAAGCCCGTACCGGTGTACCTTCGCGGCGGGGGACACCGTCTCGGCACGATCATCAACGAGATCACCGATGCGATCATCTATGCGGGCATCTTCGTCTTCCTCGTGATCCGGCCGTTCGTGATCCAAACCTTCGTGATCCCATCCGGATCGATGGTCAAGACACTCTTGGTGCACGACTACATCGTCGCTAACAAGATGATCTACCGGTACAGCGAGCCCCAACACGGCGACATCATCGTCTTCAAGCCACCACAGGCCGCAGTCGGAGATGGCGATCGCGATGCTACCGACTTCATCAAGCGGCTCATCGGCATGCCCGGTGACACCATCGAAGTCAAGAATAACATCCTCTACCGCAACGGGCAGAAGGTCGAAGAGCCGTACAAGTTCTTCAGCCGCTCGCTCGACTCGAAGGGAGCAACGTTTGAGGAACTGACGCCGGAGGGGATCGACGCGGTCATGTGGCCCGATTTCAAGCTGGTGGAGTACAACGGCAAGCCGTTCCCAGTCAACGTTTCGGGCATGATGGTCAATGATAAAGGGATGTTTGCGCCGCAGTACCAGGCCACCTCCTTAGACGAAGCCGCCAAGCTCCGCTCACTGCCGCCGATGAAGATCCCGCCTGGCTATTACTTCATGATGGGCGACAACCGCTTCGGCTCACTCGATAGCCGGTTCTGGGGGCTCATTCAGCGCGACGACATCATCGGTCGCGCCGAATGCATCTGGTTCCCATTCAACCGCTGGCGATTCGTCCGCTAAGTTAGCGTGCCTTTCGGCGTCGCGCGATCAGCACAAGCCCCGCGCCCATGGCTAGCCAGGTGCCTGGCTCGGGGGCCAGAATCGTCGAGACGCCCGCCACCTTTCCGCCAGACCAACCGAATCCACCGACAAGTTCGACCGTGTTGGTCTGCGGCTCGATGAAATACACCGCCCGAGCGGAAGAGCTGATGCTCTGGAAGTCTTGAACGTTCACCCACCGCCCGGAGTGAGTCCGCGCGGAATTGCTACTGATGAACGCTTCATCGGAACCGAGCGCGCTGCTAGTGATGTTGGAGCTTGTCAGTGCTACGGTTGAACTAACTCGCTTGAAAGATCCCGCCGCGTAGGCGGACTGGGTCTTGCCCCATACGATCAGGTCACTTCCGTCGAGCCCCACTCCAACGTACTCGTTTGCGGCTGAGACGCCAACCTGGAACTGGCTCGAGATATTCAAAAGCCCGGAAGCAGTATGGAGGTTCCGATAGTAGGTACGCCCCGCTATGTACGAGAAGGAGGCGAATGACAAATCCGGAAGTTGAACTGCTCCAACAGGGGTATCGCCGGCAACCAGGACTACATTAGTAACCAGCGTTCCTGTCGTGGGGTTGAACACACCGATTGTCGTGGCGTCGGTCACAAGGATATTCCCGTTGGCCATCGGACTTAGCTGTTTGATCCCGCTCTTCCCAGACGCAAAGGAGCCCAGATACTCGCCGGTGAAGTGGTTAAAGCGGTGAATACGGCCAAACGAGTCGCTGGCGTAGGTCCGGTTGGCACTCGCGATGGAAGTCATCGAGGTGACGTTCTTGCACTGGAAGTTTGAAAACGTACCCAGCGAGATTCGGTTCTCCAGGTCGTACCGGTAGAAAGTCCCCGACGTACTCGCCGTGATGAGCATCTCGTACGAGGCATGCGCTCCAGCCGCACCGAACGCAACACAACCAACAATCAACCAATGCCGTCCAAACATGAACCTATTCTATGGCAAGTTGGACGAATTGAAGACTGAATTTTGCGAGTTTTCCGTCAACAGTGGGGTTGCAGTGGTGGGCAGTGAGGGGCTCGAACCCCCGACATCCTCGGTGTAAGCGAGGCGCTCTACCAACTGAGCTAACTGCCCGATGCGCCGATAATTTACCTGAATCCCTGACATTCCGCGCCTCAGGCGACGTTACTGGTAGTAATGACGGCCCCACGCAAAGGTATAACGGCCCTATGAAGCAGATGCTGCTTGCACTGGCTCCATGGATGGCGATGATTGCAGCAGCGCAGGACAGCGGTCCAGTGTCGGTGGCGTACACCCATTACGGCACTTTTGAGCGGGGACTTACCCGCGTCAAGGACGACGTACTTGCGACTGAAACCGCGCTCGAACAGTGGGGCTGGAAGGTTGACCTCCACCGTAACGACGCGACGGTGTCCGCCGAGTCGCGCCGACTCCAGGTGCCGCTCATTCAAGTCGATGGCACCGCACTCATCTCGCTGAAGGACTGCCTGAAGCAACTTGGCGCAAACGGCGAGTGGATCGACGGGACGAACCAGTTCGTGGTCACCGCCGCCGTCCGCAACATCACCCTCGCCAACGGCAAACTTTCGCTTGACACGACCCTGGACGTCTGGCCAAAACTCGGTCGACTGTCGAACCCCAGCCGCCTCGTGATCGACCTGGAAGGGGCATCGTACTCTTCTGGCAACCCCTATCGGTTTGAACTTCCCCAAGGTGTGCGGATCGCGCAATACCGACGCAACACATTCCGGATCGTCATTGAGGACCCTAAGACGGCCTCCGCGCCCGAACCTCGGTTAACGCCCGGTCGAAGCTTTGACATTGATCTGCGGCCGCTCGGGGTGGCCAACAACCCGACGACCATCATCACCCGGGACGCGCAGCCGGTCAAGCCGGTCGAGGACGGCAGTTCCAGTGCAACTGACAAGCCCGCCGAATCGGCGGTGAGCGGCTTCCCCGGGGTGCTCCCCAAGAACGATCCGAAGCCGCCAGTCAAATCGAACGACCCCGTCGTCAATCCCGATAGTTTCGACCCAAATGGGAAGCAGGCAGCGATTCCCATGCCCGTCGTGCAGCCGGTCACCATCTCCAAACCGCGATTGGTGCCGCAAAAGAGTGGCGATCTACTCGTGGTCTTCCCTATCTCGCGACGGCTGCAGAACCCAGCAAGCAGCAAGTACGCCGATTTGACCCAGATCGAAATTCTGGTACCCAACTCCGTCCCCGGGTCCCCGGTGATGAGCCGCAACCTCGCAGAGAGTCTGAAAGGGCTGGAACTGAGCGCGGCTGGAGTCAGCGACAGTCGCATATCGTTGACCACGTCCCGACCCATGGGCGTACGGGTCAGCAACACCGCGACTGAACTGAGCATCTTGCTCGTCCGGCCCAAAGTTTCGAACTCGCGACTGGCGGGCAAGACCATCGTCGTCGATGCGGGCCACGGTGGGACCGACTCGGGTGCAGTTAGCCCCGACGGCAAAGTCTACGAGAAGAACATCACGCTCAAGGTAGCAAAGTTCCTTGCCGAGGAACTGACCGATGAGGGCGCACAGGCTGTCATGACGCGCATCGACGACGTCAAGATTGCCCTCGGAGAGCGCAGCGCGATCGCGAATCGCTTGACGGCCGACCTGTTCATCAGTATTCATGTCAACTCGAACAAGGTGAACAACTCGCGTTCCGGGTGCTACATCTTCCACCACAAGCAGGACCCGCTCGGTATCCTGCTGGCAGAGTGCATCGCACGCGAGATCGCCAAAGTCAGCAATCTTCCCAACCTGGGCGCGATCAGCGACGGACGCATCTACTCCAGCGGATTCGCCGTGCTGCGAAATTCGACAATGCCCGGAGTGCTCTGCGAACTCGGATTTATCAACCACTCTACGGATCGAGCCCGGCTCATTCAGGAAGAGTATCAAACCGCGGTGGCCAAGGCCATCGTAAAAGGAATCAAGGTCTATCTAGGCGATGCCCAAAGCAACTAAGTCTCGTCGTTCTGGAATGCGCCCCGCGACCGTGCTCACCTTGTTGGGACTTGGCGGGCTCGCGGCGACCTTCGCGTACGTCAAACTTGCGCCCGCGGACCGGGTGCCCGAAGCTCAGTTGCGCACCGACTCAGCGGCTCCGGCCAAGAACGTCCCCGCTGCGACGGATCGCCCCATCGTCGAGAGCAAGAGCGTACGCGTCCTGCGGCCGGTCTACGAGAACGACACGCTGAAGTTTGTGAAATCTGACCGATCGATCAAGAAGGATGAGAACCCTTACCTGGTCGCGGTCAACGGATTCCTAGAGGCAGCCAAGGTGGCTCCGCGCGACGCCGTGGCCAAGAGCGCGACCAAGAGCGGCAATGTGCTTGTGATCGATTTCACCACGTCATTTGAGCAAACCTACGGCACTGAGGACGAGAACACGCTGCTCAATGGGTTGCGAGAGACCGCCAAACAATTTCCCGGGGTCGAGCGGATTCGCATTACGGTCGATGGCCACGCCATCGAGACCTTGGGCAATGTCGATCTGACTCAGGACATCTTGGTCAACGACTGATCGTGCGGTCGCTTGCGCGGCCATCGCAGGTCGACCAATCGGATCAGCAGCCAAGCCGCGCCACATCCGGTCGCCCATCCGAGCAACACTTGCGAGGGGTAATGCGCCCCTACGTAGATCCTGCTGAGTCCCGTCAAGAGCGCGACAACAACCCACGGCCAACCCCACCGACCAAAGTACGCCACAAAGGCAAACGCCACGAACGCCATGTTCGCGCTGTGGGCACTGGCGGTGCCCATGCTTTGGCTCATGCCGACACGAACAACCGCATCGGCAAGCTCATTTCCTGGGCGTGCGAACGGGATCATCTTCCAGAGGTCGGTGAGGAAGTTCGCGAAGATCCACCCCAACCCTGCCACGAGTCCTCCGACTCGGGTCGCCGGTCGCCAAACGAGCCACACCAACAGCACCGCCAAGATGATCTTCATTACGAACCCGTCGGTCCCCTTGCTCAGGAACAGCATTAGGGGTTCCAACCCATCTGGCCAGCGGTTGATCCAGTGGAAGAGTGCGCGATCCAACCCGTTCACGTGCGCCAGTGTACTTAGGACCGCTTTGCAGTTTCTGGTACAACCGGGCCCATGAATGAAGCGAATGTGTCGGCCTTATGGGGTGCACTGGCGGGGGCAACTCTCAGCGCCCCGCTTCGCGGTCGCGCCGCCTTTCGGTCGCTCCGATTCTACGAGCCGATTCCCACCCGGATTGCGCCGCATGACGTACTCGACGTGTGGCTCGCTTGGGCTGAGCACTTCTCTTCGGGCCGATCGCCAGAGGATCTATGCGACACGTGGCGCTTCCACCTTCGCCTCAACGGTCCCGAGTCTGCGTACGGGACGCGCAACCTCGCGTTGGGTTTCCGCGCGCCATTGAGCGGCGGGCTATCGAATCCGCTGCCGCTGGGTGCGGAGGCGCTCGCACGATCCGCCCTCTGGGGCGTGCTTGCGGACGACAGCGCGAACGCCGCAATTTGGGCCAGCTACGATGCCGCCCTCGACCACGCTGACGAAGGTGTCGCATTGAGCATGGCGGTAGCCGCCGCGATCTCCATGGCGCGTCCGGGCCTCACTCCTTTGGACATTGTTGCTGGCGTAGCGCCGTGCTGGAACCGCTGTCCGCAAACGAACCTCCTGGTGTCGTTGGTACAGCGAGAAGTTACGGCCGGCGGCGACCCTTCAACGATCCTCCCCAAAATCGACTCCGCGATGCCGTCACGAGATCCCTTCGATGTACGGCGAGCGTTTGCCTGTCTGGTGTTGGCGTTGCTGGCTGGAGCAGGTGAGTTTGACCGCACCGTTCGGATCGCGGCAGGATGCGGGGGCGCAAGCGACGCCGCGACCATCCCCGCTGCCATGATCGTCGCCAAGCTCGCTGGGGGCGTCCCGGCCGAATGGACCGAAGTTCTTGGAACGGCATACATTTCGGGCGGAGCGCTCACCGCGATGGACGTGCCTATCACTTTGAAGGAGTGGGTGACGAAGATCGCTGGAGCGTCGGCCGCGGAAGAGCCTGAGCCTCAGGTCTTCGAACTCGCCGGTGGTCAGCTGCGGCTTGACGACGAAGGGCAGCAGGACACGCCGACCGATGTGATCGCGGCAACGCCAGCGTGGGCACCGACCTTTCTCGATTCGCGCGAGTTGCACTTCCGGGTAGGTAGCATCGGTGTCGCATGCCGATTTGTGTCGCCCCCGATCCAGAACGGCGAGCGCGGCATCGAGGCGGAGTTGACGTTCCGCAACCTCGGCGCTTCGCAGGTGTCCATCGATCCAAAGTTGACGATCTCCGAAGGCTGGAGGCTTGCGACCAAGCTCACCTCCGCGCGAGTGGACCCAGGCCAAAGCGTCAAGTTTGCGTTTGTGGTCGCTGGACCCAAAGAACCCCTCTCTCCGACGCTTCAACTGCATCTAGACCAGGTGACGATGAACTTCCCTATCCTCGTGGCGGAGACGTGGTTCGGCGCAGGCCCATTTGCAAATGTTGGCGAAGAAGGCTACGACAAGGTTTATCGCTGCGAAGACGTCTTCAACATGGAAGAAGTCTTTAGTGGAAGATCCCAAATGGGTGTCCGTTGGCAGCCGGTGCTCTGGGCCCCGGGGCCGTTCGATACCGAGAGTGCGCTTGTTCATAGCGAGGGCGTTTACTACCTGGCCGCGCGAATACGTTTCGCTCACGCAGGAACAGTGCGCGTCGTCGCGGCGGGATCGCCAGGGGTGGTCGTTAGTGTCGATCGGCAACGGCTCGTCCGGTATCAGCAGGAGCACGTGCCCATCCCGCGGTTGTCCGTGCCCTACGTGGGCGAGTTCCAAGCCGAAGGTACGCATCTCATTATGATCAAGCTCATTCGCAATCGCCAGCCCGCCGCTCCGTTCACGCTGAGCTTCTTCAGCGACACGGGGGAAGTCGTGCGCCCGAGCGAATTTCTGCCACTAGAAGGGTGATCGTTGGCAACGAAGCTCGCGCGTTGGTTGTGGTGGTTGATCCTCAGCTCGATGAGGCGCCCAAGCGTTCGTCTGCTGCAACTCCGGATGCTCCAGCTTCTCCCTGAGCGCCGACAGATGATCGCTCTTGACAATATCCACCGCCAAAACCGTTGGGCAAGGCGCTA
The sequence above is drawn from the Chthonomonas sp. genome and encodes:
- a CDS encoding GerMN domain-containing protein: MPKATKSRRSGMRPATVLTLLGLGGLAATFAYVKLAPADRVPEAQLRTDSAAPAKNVPAATDRPIVESKSVRVLRPVYENDTLKFVKSDRSIKKDENPYLVAVNGFLEAAKVAPRDAVAKSATKSGNVLVIDFTTSFEQTYGTEDENTLLNGLRETAKQFPGVERIRITVDGHAIETLGNVDLTQDILVND
- the rplS gene encoding 50S ribosomal protein L19; protein product: MSKQLLLRSVAEQHIKSDLPAINPGDTVRAHTKVREGGKERIQIFEGVCIARKNGGIAENITLRKISNGVGVERTFPLHSPLVAKFEVTRRGRVRRAKLYYLRDKVGKDARIKEKR
- a CDS encoding N-acetylmuramoyl-L-alanine amidase gives rise to the protein MKQMLLALAPWMAMIAAAQDSGPVSVAYTHYGTFERGLTRVKDDVLATETALEQWGWKVDLHRNDATVSAESRRLQVPLIQVDGTALISLKDCLKQLGANGEWIDGTNQFVVTAAVRNITLANGKLSLDTTLDVWPKLGRLSNPSRLVIDLEGASYSSGNPYRFELPQGVRIAQYRRNTFRIVIEDPKTASAPEPRLTPGRSFDIDLRPLGVANNPTTIITRDAQPVKPVEDGSSSATDKPAESAVSGFPGVLPKNDPKPPVKSNDPVVNPDSFDPNGKQAAIPMPVVQPVTISKPRLVPQKSGDLLVVFPISRRLQNPASSKYADLTQIEILVPNSVPGSPVMSRNLAESLKGLELSAAGVSDSRISLTTSRPMGVRVSNTATELSILLVRPKVSNSRLAGKTIVVDAGHGGTDSGAVSPDGKVYEKNITLKVAKFLAEELTDEGAQAVMTRIDDVKIALGERSAIANRLTADLFISIHVNSNKVNNSRSGCYIFHHKQDPLGILLAECIAREIAKVSNLPNLGAISDGRIYSSGFAVLRNSTMPGVLCELGFINHSTDRARLIQEEYQTAVAKAIVKGIKVYLGDAQSN
- a CDS encoding family 10 glycosylhydrolase yields the protein MIKRAFALLSVAAATAVSSWAQSGTSKNNDSVFQSSTNVMPTFSREMRGMWVTTVFNLDWPSNTTRTTAQQQQEAIDMLDMCAAMNVNTVCVQVRSQADSLYSSTIEPWGPMLRGTFGTAPNPLYDPLTYWITQAKARGIQVYAWINPYRALSSSTSTTPANHISKKAGYTDLYPTSATANSVWIDPSGPGAQQTKDVINDVVTRYDIDGVIFDDYFYPYPYNSVDYPDSDAYAAYQGAGGTLSKKEWRIKNVNDLVQSVNLSIKQIKPHMKFGISPFGIYRSSNGITGDGRPRMPSPVIGLNAVDELYADSLKWMQSGWIDFIAPQIYWSIGSTNQPHGTIMNWWVQQNTAGRHVYVANAASSVASGSWSVTELVNQINLARSNAGVTGNIHYRISSVQDTATLRNEFTNNTYKEPALIPAYTWIDGVPPLPPLVSLTQNTGLGTQTIAWTPFGSEAANWYTVAYLVGTTWTKRIVPATTTSILLPLKSSGKALRAFGVASVDRAGNSSTWSQRILDPTVIGTSIRD
- the trmD gene encoding tRNA (guanosine(37)-N1)-methyltransferase TrmD, giving the protein MPLQLDFVTLFPEMIGPVLETSIVGRAVRRGDVAYGTVNPRDFATDTHRTVDDRPFGGGPGMLLRAPEMMAAIRSIPSAEGRRIVFFEPSGTMFRQADALRLAKSSAITFVCGHYEGIDQRVLDLCATDVFSMGDFILTGGELPALLIADAVVRTLPNALGSAESLVADSHSDGLLSAPQYTRPEEFEGMRVPEVLLSGDHGKIARWRRQMQLRTTRERRPDLFSTAPLSRDDLDLL
- a CDS encoding family 10 glycosylhydrolase — protein: MMVSQTPEPTIPREFRGVWVATVDNIDWPTKRGLSTADQKAELLKIVETAYNLRLNAIVFQVRPSADAMYKSALEPWSIYLNGADGKAPNPAWDPLEFIIAECHKRGMELHAWFNPYRAWHPAAKADPSAGHIAKMHPEVVRDYGTFMWMDPSEPFVQQRSYDVMIDVVKRYDVDGIHIDDYFYPYPVRDADKKLVDFPDAKNFDAYQSSGGKLNKGDWRRKQVDDFIQRLYTGIHKTKRHVQFGISPFGIYRPGVPEGTSAGIDQYDALYADCLKWLQNGWMDYMTPQLYWPIGQKLQSYPVLLKWWLENNTKGRHLIPGNYTGQIGSDASWPVSEIENQIDLTRKAGAEGNIHFSMKVFTRNAKGVNDALRSGKYADRALPPASPWLSGGAVPAPVGVNGRVNADGSITIKYGTPRIAGLKSLVLVETKDGRDRILGVVPASSPELTVQRLGSPKVDVQSLRVALTDRANVLGPWVRVSWKD
- the lepB gene encoding signal peptidase I; translated protein: MNFSLLLAQQTIPQQEGVLGIIDKVARTQLSVVVMFMAVCTVIRLAAHFILLKPVPVYLRGGGHRLGTIINEITDAIIYAGIFVFLVIRPFVIQTFVIPSGSMVKTLLVHDYIVANKMIYRYSEPQHGDIIVFKPPQAAVGDGDRDATDFIKRLIGMPGDTIEVKNNILYRNGQKVEEPYKFFSRSLDSKGATFEELTPEGIDAVMWPDFKLVEYNGKPFPVNVSGMMVNDKGMFAPQYQATSLDEAAKLRSLPPMKIPPGYYFMMGDNRFGSLDSRFWGLIQRDDIIGRAECIWFPFNRWRFVR
- a CDS encoding LmeA family phospholipid-binding protein, yielding MENAIAVGHVSLNLTELTLPNGLRVDQIEANAAGMRISTNPVSAETPEPGQITARVKEATLSEFLSTQLPSAVRQVDVQCVGGRIQVAVIAKVVFEIKALAMCRLEIVDEQQIFVRVESIDPGGPIATLVEGQVDRVNPVFDARDLPVPTRLLRAESTEGELRVFGEFQLS
- a CDS encoding PEP-CTERM sorting domain-containing protein (PEP-CTERM proteins occur, often in large numbers, in the proteomes of bacteria that also encode an exosortase, a predicted intramembrane cysteine proteinase. The presence of a PEP-CTERM domain at a protein's C-terminus predicts cleavage within the sorting domain, followed by covalent anchoring to some some component of the (usually Gram-negative) cell surface. Many PEP-CTERM proteins exhibit an unusual sequence composition that includes large numbers of potential glycosylation sites. Expression of one such protein has been shown restore the ability of a bacterium to form floc, a type of biofilm.) — translated: MFGRHWLIVGCVAFGAAGAHASYEMLITASTSGTFYRYDLENRISLGTFSNFQCKNVTSMTSIASANRTYASDSFGRIHRFNHFTGEYLGSFASGKSGIKQLSPMANGNILVTDATTIGVFNPTTGTLVTNVVLVAGDTPVGAVQLPDLSFASFSYIAGRTYYRNLHTASGLLNISSQFQVGVSAANEYVGVGLDGSDLIVWGKTQSAYAAGSFKRVSSTVALTSSNITSSALGSDEAFISSNSARTHSGRWVNVQDFQSISSSARAVYFIEPQTNTVELVGGFGWSGGKVAGVSTILAPEPGTWLAMGAGLVLIARRRKAR